ttactAGGCTGTAAAAAAAATTTGATAGTATAAACGGAATTTCTAGTACGTTTTTTTTGCaagttttaagaaaaaaattgtttttatcaaAAATTGTGGAAAATATGGTATATTCTTGAAAAATTATCGCCCTTTTATCAAAAATAACTAATTTTTCGATGAACAACTaccaataattttaaaaattccaGTATTTATCTGGGAAAAACCAAAAATAGAtcgaaaattttcaaaatttccaaTGAGGAACAAAAACTtccataaattttaaatttctgatataccaaaaatttaaaattttccggTATACCGGAAAATTTTGCCTATTTTCTAAATTTTCGGTTGTGCTGCAGAATAATGCTTTACTTGTGTGGTTCAGATTGTTGGTGTTACATCAATGAAGTTGATGTTTTCGATTGGCTTTGTCTATTTGGAACATGAAAGGGAGGAGAACTTCAAATGGACACTGGGGAATCTCAAAGAGTTGTTCCCTTCTGAGAATTTGCTACCGAAGGTTGTGGTGATGGATCATAAACTTATGTTGATGAATgacatggaagttgtgttcccaAATTCAACTCATATGTCGTGTGTGTtccatatttcaaaaaaatttagtATGAAATGTAAAGAGTATGTTAAATTAGAAAGACAAGAACATGTCATGGATCTATAGAACAACATCATGTATTCAGATAGAGAAACCGAGTTTGTCGAACACTTGAAGCACTTTGAGACTTTTTGTGCTTATGTTCCTTTATTTTTTAAGTATGTGAGTGAAACATGGTTGACACCTTAAAAAGAAAGGTTTGTTGTTGCTTGGACTAATAGAGTCACTCATTTAGGGAACACAACAACGAATAGGTACACGAACGTCAGTTTGATGTTATTacacatatatttatattttttgtttttagggTGGAGTATGCTCTTTGGAGACTAAAAAATATGTTGACTTCAAGCTGGGGAAATTTATGCCGAAGTTGGGATGATGTGAACACCATGTTGAAGTTGCATCTAGGTTTAATCACAGTgtcatttcaaaaaaatattgtCAATATTAAGCATCGGTATAACACTTCATTCTATTCCAACTTGAACGATTTTGTTTCAAGTCAATGTACACGACACAATGGAAAGGAACTAGAAAGAGAAATTTGTTGGTGCAAGCCAAGATGCACATGGTTGCTTCATTACACCAACACATGGGTTATCGTGTGTGTGTCAACTTTCCAGTTTTCAAATACAAGGCAATCACGTTCCTTTAGAATCAATAAATGTATTTTGGAAAAAATTACACATTGAATAACACGAGGTCAGTCATGAAGAAAGTGGTACAGCTGGATTTAGAAGTAGAGTGTGAAAAGTTGAAGACGTACTTTGTATATTGTAAGTTAGATGGTGTTGAAGAAAAAAGGTTCGGGAACTAACATATCATCCACAACTTCTATGTGTCCACCAACGGTGAAGTACAAGACAAAGAGAGAAGTTAAAAAGAGTAAAAAAGATCAAGAAAGTGATGTACATCGTAATCCTTCACCATGGGAGTATGCTAAGGGCTCGCAGAGGAGTCAGACTACGAAGAGATCTTGCACAAAACTAACTGGAAACCAACTATCAAGTATGTTGGATGGCACTCAACCGTCCACTGAATCTTCAGACATGTTTACTTGTCTCAATTTCCTAATTTCTTACATCCATACATTGATGACATTATTGATgttggaaaatataaaaaaaaatgtggTTTTCGTGCTATTGTAACTCTACTTGGATGGGGCGAAGAGTTATGGCATTTGATTCGGACGATACTCAAGTTCATCAACGCCTTcaattatttttgaatttgttttatgACACGGTCTCTATAGTTATGAATGTGTTTCGAGTAGAATACTCGGGTGTGCATATGGATAAATGAATGACGATTCCTGATATGGATATCATATTGCTAGTAGATACAGTGTCATATTTGTCTCCCTTTCCAAAAAATTTAACATCACATTTTTCCCTCTTGCCTTAACTTCACCTAAGTATACAATCTTCGAATCGATAATTAGGCCAAAGAaagaattttaatttctttagttTTTTTGTATCGCTATCAAGATCTTCATTTTTAGTCAAAACTTGAGcagaattatttatttttttctcattgGAATTTCTTGTGTTTCTATCCACAGTATTTCTATTCTGTGGGTTCAAACAAATTAGAATTCTCAATTCTCTACGTCGTCTAGTGGACAAAAGATTTTCAGGAACAAgtaaatcataattatttttatgtttcgtTTCTGTTCTCTTTttgtgcctcaatgatatgcttatgGTTTGATATATAAATAATTGTTCGTAGTTTTTTCTAGAAATACGAGTAGGTTATCATTGTTGTTGGTTTTGTCAACAACAATCATTAGGTTCAGATCAAGTCTAAACTTGATTGTCTATTATCACCTTGTCATTGACCGTGTGAGACAGAAATGTACTAAAGAAGCAAAATCTTGGGAATCAGTATATACACTAGAAAGACGAAGTTAGGAAGTCGTCCTAAtttattatgtatatatatatatatatatatatatatatatatatatatatatatatatatatatatatatatatatatatatatatatatatatatatatatatatatatatatatatatatatatatatatatatatatatatatatatatatatatatatatatatatatatatatatatatatatatatatatgataacttTTTATCGAGTCAATTATTTGACAAAAATTAATGCATAAAAAAATTTATCTCACCAACTTtcaaaaatttcatatttttgatattttttagtaCATATCAGAAATTTCACAATTTTCGATATGATAATTCAGGTATCTAtaggaaattttcaaaaattttggtACGTATATACTAGAAATTTCAAAATGACAAAAATTATACCGTTGCAACGGTAAAAATTTAATTTTCACAAATTTTCAGTGAATAATCAAAAATTTTGAGACACcccaataatttttaaaaattccaaTATAACTATAAAAGATGTGTGTCAAATATAAGTGAGGGTGACAGTAGAAAAATATAACAAGTTCTATAGCTGATTGGTAGCAAACATATCAAATAAgagtttactttttttttttgtttaaataaaagttaaaaaggATGTGCAAGCTGTCAAAGTTGATACATTTGTATGACTTAGAAAAGCaaacttatttatttataaaagctTTCAAAGTTGATAATACATTTGTAAGACTTAGAAAATAAATTGGCGTGATATCATTGGAAAACTTGAATTAAAAATGATGTTTAAACTTTAGTTCAATTAAGAGTTAGTTAACGGTTAGTTATTACAAATATAGTTTGTTAAGTGCTTGATTTGCAAATACTCTTACACTTACTCAATGAATAACAAGTGCAGCACTTACAATCAAACTCATGAACAAATACTATTGTATAATTCATCACCCATGAGCATAATTCATGGCAAGCATAATATCAAGATAAACTTAAAAATAACACTTTCAATCTAtatctatatttatatatttcttataTGCTATATAAATCTATAGTTTTCTTATTTCCATAACCCTTTTGCTGGCCAAAACAAAGTTTCTTATACATCCAAGAAATTTCTTATTGAAACAGCCGATGACTTTTACACATCCATCTTTAAAGTCTTCTGTTATCATGTACTACAATATCACTTCCCTTTATACACAAACAACGTTTTTTTTCTTGGGAGCAGAAGAGCTACACAAAATGAACTCATTCTAGACAATATAATGAAAGAAGAACTATTTAACATGTGGAGACTTATCATCATTGTCTACTACACGGATAGGGACTATTGGTATTGAGTCCCACCATTCCTTCAACCTTCTATTCCCAGTTCCTGAAGAGTTGCTTGTCTTAAATGCCATGGTGAAACTTTGCACAATGAGACCCATTAGGAAGAATTTGAATGGTATCACTGCTAATAAGAATGCTAATCCACCCAGTGCCACCATCACTGTTCTTGCATGCTGCCATACAAACAACAAATTGTGTTTAAAATTGTTTCAATTTTCTTTCACCAAGATATTTTACAAGAAATTGTACCTTGTCAGCTTTTGAAATAAATATAGACCATATCTTTAACATTGCTATGTTTGCTATCTGCATCATCTCATGAACTGTGTATAATCCATGTTGGGCTGAGACAATGCTATCCATTGTAGATTGATCAGAAGCCATGTTAGATCTATTGATTACGATCTCATTGCATTGCTCATTAAGCTTTTTCTCTCTTGCCTCAAGCATCTTTACTATCACCCATACCAAGAATGCTGCAGCTCCCTTTCCAACCCATTCCCTGCATTGCAAAACTCAATGATTAACCATGTAACACCATTTGATAGATACATAATAGTGTAAGAAAATAAGAACTTACATATAGGTGATTATTAGCGATGCAGCAAGAACGGCAAGAGTGTTTACTGGTCTTTCCCATGTGAATATTTCTTGTAACCAAGGGACCACATTTTTAAGTGGCTTTAGTAGTTCCTGTACAATAAAATCAGCAAACAATGGTTAAGTCTTAATTCCATACACAAACATGGTTTTATTTAAAATCATCCTAGAAAAGATCAAACTCTTACTACTGAGTCGCCACTTTATGGACAAACATGACATGATTTCTTAATCTcaaaagaacaaaatataatacatGACACTTCTCTTAGGCAGAAACTATAAGATTCAACATTAGTTTGTCTATTTTTGGAAGAAGAAAACAATGCTTGTGTCCGCATTTATGGCTGTAACATCAACTAAAATTCTTACCGTTAGAACCAGAACACTGTCTGTGACTCCTTCCTCCTTTAATTCTTCAGTGGTAGCTTTCGCAACAAGAACTTTCTTTTCTTCCTCCCTAGATTGTTTAATAGCACACTCCAGCGAGGGAGTTAGAACCAGAAGATTGTCAGTGGATCTTTCCTTTAATTCTTTAGTGGTACCTTTCGCAACTCCTTCTTCCTTTAATTCTTTAGTAGTAGCTTTTGCAGCGAGAACTTTCTTTTCCTCCTCCCTAGATTGTGTACTAGCAGACTCCAACGGGGGACTATCGTCTAAAGCATCCACACTTTTGTCTGCCTGACTCACCTCTTCTACAATCGAATCGGAGACTACTGGGCCAGCAATGTTCATACTCCTAAGTAGAGAATTTGCGCTACATGGCTGTCCAGTCTTAACTTTTCTAAGGACATCAGGAAGCTCTTCTAGCACATAATCACCCTTTGGTATTTCATTATATAAGGAAAATATTAAGAATTTTGTTGGGACAGGAGGTGATATTCTTAGCATTTCTCTTGCTGCATGAAGCCTTATGATTCCTAATATTGTCCTTGCATGCATCTCCCATGTTTGTATTCGACATTTTATCTGGTACTTCGATAAAAACTGATGGAGAAACATTATCTCCCTTATTAATGCAAGCCAGTGGTCGCGTCTTGTAGAACTTGTAAGCTCTGGAAACTCCAGCACAACTCCCTCTGATCTGGAAGTCAAACAACAATATACATGTGCAAATCTCATCATTACCTAATAACTTAGTGTACATATTTAACATAACAATAAAAAAAGATATGGATATAATAGAAACTGCTATGCTATAATAGTGTAGTGTACTTACAATTCAGATGATTCGATCACTATGCCCTTGTCAAAAAGTTGGGCTCCCCATGGCCCTGTGGCAGATGGTTCAACACTCTGCTCAATATCCTTAGATAGGTCTAT
The Vicia villosa cultivar HV-30 ecotype Madison, WI linkage group LG6, Vvil1.0, whole genome shotgun sequence genome window above contains:
- the LOC131612324 gene encoding uncharacterized protein LOC131612324 encodes the protein MATKLKYLSSIAKDVVTRCAQKLDITVEKLVEDFERGRTLDAGNYCKNLVEFCSGKVLSDMCCKLEEEINNGSFGRLSFDIMLAWERPSYYDDNECLEVEAKEKEEKKKPVKTTPEQDDISLFYSDIMPLLVTNEPSVGEDAFVWLGSLVPLAADVTNGRFTFESLTAPTGFQLHFPAYDMFLKEMAKCIRHLQKQAMPTGVELAEDEYILHVEGTASSQRVIRHIGSTSWPGRLTLTNYSLYFETSGVIKYEDALKIDLSKDIEQSVEPSATGPWGAQLFDKGIVIESSELSEGVVLEFPELTSSTRRDHWLALIREIMFLHQFLSKYQIKCRIQTWEMHARTILGIIRLHAAREMLRISPPVPTKFLIFSLYNEIPKGDYVLEELPDVLRKVKTGQPCSANSLLRSMNIAGPVVSDSIVEEVSQADKSVDALDDSPPLESASTQSREEEKKVLAAKATTKELKEEGVAKGTTKELKERSTDNLLVLTPSLECAIKQSREEEKKVLVAKATTEELKEEGVTDSVLVLTELLKPLKNVVPWLQEIFTWERPVNTLAVLAASLIITYMEWVGKGAAAFLVWVIVKMLEAREKKLNEQCNEIVINRSNMASDQSTMDSIVSAQHGLYTVHEMMQIANIAMLKIWSIFISKADKHARTVMVALGGLAFLLAVIPFKFFLMGLIVQSFTMAFKTSNSSGTGNRRLKEWWDSIPIVPIRVVDNDDKSPHVK